In Spodoptera frugiperda isolate SF20-4 chromosome 1, AGI-APGP_CSIRO_Sfru_2.0, whole genome shotgun sequence, the following are encoded in one genomic region:
- the LOC118273279 gene encoding uncharacterized protein LOC118273279 isoform X21 — protein sequence MDPGVGECELAERDPGLCVCKEGPTLDILKDIQRLYEEKLEQLDRACGITKMQQQVDLLRSWVSDLVGQNTLLARAVEELETEATTKLMMERQKNSERGSKNIICSKVSELKLLNESLHKENMAKEREIRQLNKDAQAYEQTIMNLRKEMSSCKYHRPEVPKKDAEVMAGMCCTGTECPGAEPRTSTPNVSCAPLCGVASSTPNISFIERSCSVSALVSDSSIADLECHFQKHNASFSKDQSNNTVFCTPRGSLKTTRCNDSKNSSCQASPRECSFESPRDCPWQESTPGCPLQGSPRRCPNQEPSCPGQRPPPCQKEPSCPAQRPPPCQKEPSCPAQRPPPCQKEPSCPGQRPPPCQKSADSSRCCGEGGYQRGLLNFAQRECPAKRKNKQDCKCNKDKVDCKCHKEEIFCKKCHKEKVHCKCPKEEIFCKKCHKEKVHCKCPKEEIFCKKCHKEKVHCECPKEEIFCKKCHKEKVHCKCPKEEIFCKKCHKEKVHCKCPKEEIFCKKCHKEKVDCECPKEEFNCECVEEIYFNDEAKSCCSSPKSCYTDRSEERRCNQTPSEFFCQLRKGLNCNSCTKMRNLKDSGATCSLIDSSNATCDASFYHSKLLATLQILQNKEETIGVQADSLAVAEERIATLTDRANELKKELDRKTKENQTLRKIADCCKVVKHDVCVVTDRPMEDQRAIVTTLENNLSVIEELYRECFYETAKQENLIEMLRSSYLDVRLMEKQKADQIGHLQTVIDKQKWSIDRYQDIASEVDGLKTEISNFLNSTTSTSTNHDSGMWERSEDSLTSVPAVQDDLQDLTEQLLRLQDLLAVGDEGLTYPHYSDQLECSCGLKEENIKLKKEAEGLRIKMGDLQQKLCSLEGVLALKTEADLKYQAEMEMKHQELSKIREELARSQEDTCEAMSMQLRRTKALLDEKTELINQLKQENECQAEKIQSLQEELDKADSIIKENCKMRSEVSYLSAQVELWRAQLEDSQRHVCALDQELARTRAHTQQIDACYREKASAVAELQAHLEQAYARGAALCGESRRAVGAVRTWMRRMRDKHREQEALLKERDALLEILQRRLEEQQSESHVCPTCEKLAPCSKCQSSRDDRSFTSKPRSPPCCSASPSEMPSCSSTPPACRVSRNKEAAAKRCKAWMCDTSVQLPERRESGSDAPPRAACCGLRGARHVRLSRATLQLQPGPASPRRSPRQLQAASPSASCAPVKMPCVGPSSSCAPVELPCAGPSSSCAPLQLKCAGSSPSRASPSPGRRASQLQSPDCECQSPGVARRCPGRAVSPTEELLQRVEQLSDALADGSRRWGRGRGAAAV from the exons atgGATCCCGGTGTGGGGGAGTGTGAGTTAGCCGAGAGGGACCCGGGGTTGTGCGTGTGCAAGGAGGGACCGACACTCGACATCCTCAAGGACATTCAGCGTCTGTATGAGGAGAAGTTGGAACAGTTAGACAGGGCCTGTGGCATTACTAAAATGCAG caacaAGTGGATCTACTTCGGTCCTGGGTGAGTGACCTGGTGGGCCAGAACACACTGCTGGCGCGGGCTGTGGAGGAGCTGGAGACGGAGGCCACCACCAAACTTATGATGGAACGCCAGAAGAACAGCGAG AGAGGTTCGAAGAACATAATATGCAGCAAAGTATCGGAACTGAAGCTGTTAAACGAGTCGCTGCACAAGGAGAACATGGCCAAGGAAAG AGAGATAAGACAGCTGAATAAAGATGCTCAAGCATACGAGCAGACCATCATGAACCTTAGGAAGGAGATGTCAAGCTGCAAGTATCACAGGCC AGAGGTGCCGAAGAAGGATGCCGAGGTGATGGCCGGCATGTGCTGCACGGGGACTGAG tGCCCTGGAGCTGAGCCGAGGACTTCGACTCCTAACGTGAGCTGCGCGCCGCTGTGCGGGGTCGCCTCGTCCACGCCAAACATATCCTTCATAGAAAGA TCCTGTTCAGTCTCGGCTCTGGTGTCTGATTCCTCGATAGCAGACCTAGAGTGCCATTTCCAGAAACACAACGCTTCGTTCTCGAAAGACCAGTCAAACAATACTGTCTTCTGCACTCCAAGGGGATCTCTAAAGACTACGCGTTGTAATGATTCCAAGAATTCTTCCTGTCAGGCTTCTCCTAGAGAGTGCTCGTTCGAGTCTCCCCGAGATTGTCCCTGGCAAGAATCAACCCCAGGTTGTCCCCTGCAAGGGTCTCCTCGACGTTGTCCCAACCAAGAGCCCAGCTGTCCGGGCCAGCGTCCTCCACCGTGTCAAAAAGAGCCCAGTTGTCCGGCCCAGCGTCCACCACCGTGTCAAAAAGAGCCCAGCTGTCCGGCCCAGCGTCCACCACCGTGTCAAAAAGAGCCCAGCTGTCCGGGCCAGCGTCCACCACCGTGTCAAAAGTCTGCAGATTCAAGTCGATGCTGTGGAGAAGGTGGCTACCAACGAGGACTATTGAATTTTGCCCAGCGCGAATGTCCCGCCAAgcgaaaaaataaacaagattgtaaatgtaataaagacAAGGTTGATTGTAAATGCCATAAAGAAGAGATCTTCTGTAAAAAATGTCATAAAGAGAAGGTGCACTGTAAATGTCCTAAAGAAGAGATCTTCTGTAAAAAATGTCATAAAGAGAAGGTGCACTGTAAATGTCCTAAAGAGGAGATCTTCTGTAAAAAATGTCATAAAGAGAAGGTGCACTGTGAATGTCCTAAAGAGGAGATCTTCTGTAAAAAATGTCACAAAGAGAAG GTCCACTGTAAATGTCCAAAAGAGGAGATCTTCTGTAAAAAATGTCATAAAGAGAAG GTCCACTGTAAATGTCCTAAAGAAGAGATCTTCTGTAAAAAATGTCATAAAGAGAAG GTCGACTGTGAATGTCCTAAAGAGGAGTTTAATTGCGAATGCGTTGAAGAGATATACTTTAACGATGAAGCCAAGAGTTGTTGTTCGAGTCCTAA GAGCTGCTACACCGACCGCTCGGAGGAACGGAGG tgCAACCAAACGCCGTCGGAGTTTTTCTG ccAACTACGGAAAGGCCTGAACTGTAATTCTTGCACCAAGATGAGAAACCTAAAG GACAGTGGCGCCACCTGCAGTCTAATTGACAGTTCAAACGCAACTTGCGACGCGTCCTTCTATCACAGTAAACTACTAGCTACTCTACAGATA TTGCAGAATAAAGAGGAAACTATAGGAGTGCAGGCGGACAGTTTAGCAGTGGCCGAGGAACGCATCGCTACGCTCACAGACCGCGCTAATGAACTGAAGAAGGAGCTTGACAGGAAGACCAAGGAG AATCAGACTCTGCGCAAGATTGCAGACTGCTGCAAGGTTGTGAAGCATGACGTGTGTGTCGTCACAGACAGGCCG ATGGAAGATCAGAGAGCAATAGTGACCACTTTGGAGAACAACTTGAGTGTCATAGAGGAACTTTACAGGGAATGCTTTTACGAG ACTGCGAAACAGGAGAACTTAATAGAAATGCTTCGTAGTTCGTACTTGGATGTGCGCCTCATGGAGAAACAGAAAGCAGATCAAATCGGGCATCTACAGACTGTGATAGATAAGCAGAAATGGTCGATAGATAGATACCAA GACATTGCATCAGAAGTGGATGGTTTGAAGACGGAGATATCGAACTTTTTGAACAGTACCACGTCGACCTCGACGAACCACGACTCG GGTATGTGGGAGCGTAGTGAGGACTCGTTGACGTCAGTACCAGCCGTGCAGGACGACCTGCAGGACCTCACGGAACAACTCCTGCGTCTGCAGGACTTGCTCGCTGTAGGTGACGAAGGATTAACTTACCCACATTACAGTGACCAG cttGAATGCTCTTGTGGTTTGAAGGAGGaaaatataaagctaaagaaaGAAGCTGAGGGACTGCGT ATAAAAATGGGCGATCTGCAACAAAAGCTATGTAGCTTGGAAGGCGTGCTCGCACTCAAGACCGAAGCAGACCTGAAGTACCAAGCAGAGATGGAGATGAAACATCAAGAA TTATCAAAAATACGGGAGGAATTGGCTCGTTCGCAAGAAGACACGTGCGAAGCTATGTCTATGCAGCTGAGACGCACTAAAG CGTTATTGGATGAGAAGACAGAATTGATAAACCAACTCAAACAAGAGAATGAGTGTCAAGCGGAGAAGATACAGAGCCTTCAGGAAGAACTGGATAAAGCGGACAGTATTATAAAAGAG AACTGCAAGATGCGCAGCGAGGTGTCGTACCTGAGCGCGCAGGTGGAGCTGTGGCGCGCGCAGCTCGAGGACTCGCAGCGACACGTGTGCGCGCTCGACCAGGAACTCGCCCGGACGCGCGCGCACACGCAGCAGATCGACGCCTGCTACAG AGAGAAGGCGAGTGCGGTGGCGGAGCTGCAGGCGCACCTGGAGCAGGCGTACGCGCGCGGCGCCGCGCTCTGCGGGGAGTCGCGCCGCGCCGTCGGGGCCGTGCGCACGTGGATGCGCAGGATGAGGGACAAACACAG AGAACAAGAAGCGTTACTCAAGGAGAGGGACGCTCTGCTGGAGATACTTCAGCGTCGCCTGGAGGAGCAACAGAGCGAGTCCCACGTGTGCCCCACCTGCGAGAAGCTGGCGCCGTGCTCCAAGTGCCAGTCCAGCAGAGACGACCGCAGCTTCACATCCAAGCCCAGGAGCCCGCCCTGCTGCAGCGCCAGTCCCAGCGAGATGCCGAGCTGTTCCTCCACTCCTCCGGCATGTCGAGTGTCGAGGAACAAAGAGGCCGCTGCTAAG CGCTGCAAGGCGTGGATGTGTGACACGTCCGTCCAACTGCCGGAGCGGCGCGAGTCGGGCAGCGACGCCCCCCCGCGGGCCGCGTGCTGCGGGCTGCGGGGCGCGCGCCACGTGCGGCTGAGCCGCGCTACGCTGCAGCTGCAGCCGGGCCCCGCCAGCCCGCGCCGCTCCCCGCGCCAGCTGCAGGCCGCCAGCCCCAGCGCGAGCTGTGCACCCGTGAAGATGCCATGCGTGGGGCCAAGTTCAAGCTGTGCGCCCGTAGAGTTGCCCTGCGCGGGCCCCAGTTCCAGTTGTGCGCCCCTGCAGCTGAAATGTGCGGGCTCTAGCCCCAGCCGCGCGTCCCCGAGCCCCGGGCGCCGGGCCTCACAGCTGCAGAGCCCCGACTGCGAGTGCCAGTCCCCGGGCGTGGCGCGGCGCTGCCCGGGGCGCGCGGTGTCGCCGACGGAGGAGCTGCTGCAGCGCGTGGAGCAGCTGTCGGACGCGCTGGCCGACGGCAGCCGCCGCtgggggcgggggcggggggcCGCCGCCGTCTGA
- the LOC118273279 gene encoding uncharacterized protein LOC118273279 isoform X36 — protein MDPGVGECELAERDPGLCVCKEGPTLDILKDIQRLYEEKLEQLDRACGITKMQQQVDLLRSWVSDLVGQNTLLARAVEELETEATTKLMMERQKNSERGSKNIICSKVSELKLLNESLHKENMAKEREIRQLNKDAQAYEQTIMNLRKEMSSCKYHRPEVPKKDAEVMAGMCCTGTECPGAEPRTSTPNVSCAPLCGVASSTPNISFIERSCSVSALVSDSSIADLECHFQKHNASFSKDQSNNTVFCTPRGSLKTTRCNDSKNSSCQASPRECSFESPRDCPWQESTPGCPLQGSPRRCPNQEPSCPGQRPPPCQKEPSCPAQRPPPCQKEPSCPAQRPPPCQKEPSCPGQRPPPCQKSADSSRCCGEGGYQRGLLNFAQRECPAKRKNKQDCKCNKDKVDCKCHKEEIFCKKCHKEKVHCKCPKEEIFCKKCHKEKVHCKCPKEEIFCKKCHKEKVHCKCPKEEIFCKKCHKEKVHCKCPKEEIFCKKCHKEKVDCECPKEEFNCECVEEIYFNDEAKSCCSSPKSCYTDRSEERRCNQTPSEFFCQLRKGLNCNSCTKMRNLKDSGATCSLIDSSNATCDASFYHSKLLATLQILQNKEETIGVQADSLAVAEERIATLTDRANELKKELDRKTKENQTLRKIADCCKVVKHDVCVVTDRPMEDQRAIVTTLENNLSVIEELYRECFYETAKQENLIEMLRSSYLDVRLMEKQKADQIGHLQTVIDKQKWSIDRYQDIASEVDGLKTEISNFLNSTTSTSTNHDSGMWERSEDSLTSVPAVQDDLQDLTEQLLRLQDLLAVGDEGLTYPHYSDQLECSCGLKEENIKLKKEAEGLRIKMGDLQQKLCSLEGVLALKTEADLKYQAEMEMKHQELSKIREELARSQEDTCEAMSMQLRRTKALLDEKTELINQLKQENECQAEKIQSLQEELDKADSIIKENCKMRSEVSYLSAQVELWRAQLEDSQRHVCALDQELARTRAHTQQIDACYREKASAVAELQAHLEQAYARGAALCGESRRAVGAVRTWMRRMRDKHREQEALLKERDALLEILQRRLEEQQSESHVCPTCEKLAPCSKCQSSRDDRSFTSKPRSPPCCSASPSEMPSCSSTPPACRVSRNKEAAAKRCKAWMCDTSVQLPERRESGSDAPPRAACCGLRGARHVRLSRATLQLQPGPASPRRSPRQLQAASPSASCAPVKMPCVGPSSSCAPVELPCAGPSSSCAPLQLKCAGSSPSRASPSPGRRASQLQSPDCECQSPGVARRCPGRAVSPTEELLQRVEQLSDALADGSRRWGRGRGAAAV, from the exons atgGATCCCGGTGTGGGGGAGTGTGAGTTAGCCGAGAGGGACCCGGGGTTGTGCGTGTGCAAGGAGGGACCGACACTCGACATCCTCAAGGACATTCAGCGTCTGTATGAGGAGAAGTTGGAACAGTTAGACAGGGCCTGTGGCATTACTAAAATGCAG caacaAGTGGATCTACTTCGGTCCTGGGTGAGTGACCTGGTGGGCCAGAACACACTGCTGGCGCGGGCTGTGGAGGAGCTGGAGACGGAGGCCACCACCAAACTTATGATGGAACGCCAGAAGAACAGCGAG AGAGGTTCGAAGAACATAATATGCAGCAAAGTATCGGAACTGAAGCTGTTAAACGAGTCGCTGCACAAGGAGAACATGGCCAAGGAAAG AGAGATAAGACAGCTGAATAAAGATGCTCAAGCATACGAGCAGACCATCATGAACCTTAGGAAGGAGATGTCAAGCTGCAAGTATCACAGGCC AGAGGTGCCGAAGAAGGATGCCGAGGTGATGGCCGGCATGTGCTGCACGGGGACTGAG tGCCCTGGAGCTGAGCCGAGGACTTCGACTCCTAACGTGAGCTGCGCGCCGCTGTGCGGGGTCGCCTCGTCCACGCCAAACATATCCTTCATAGAAAGA TCCTGTTCAGTCTCGGCTCTGGTGTCTGATTCCTCGATAGCAGACCTAGAGTGCCATTTCCAGAAACACAACGCTTCGTTCTCGAAAGACCAGTCAAACAATACTGTCTTCTGCACTCCAAGGGGATCTCTAAAGACTACGCGTTGTAATGATTCCAAGAATTCTTCCTGTCAGGCTTCTCCTAGAGAGTGCTCGTTCGAGTCTCCCCGAGATTGTCCCTGGCAAGAATCAACCCCAGGTTGTCCCCTGCAAGGGTCTCCTCGACGTTGTCCCAACCAAGAGCCCAGCTGTCCGGGCCAGCGTCCTCCACCGTGTCAAAAAGAGCCCAGTTGTCCGGCCCAGCGTCCACCACCGTGTCAAAAAGAGCCCAGCTGTCCGGCCCAGCGTCCACCACCGTGTCAAAAAGAGCCCAGCTGTCCGGGCCAGCGTCCACCACCGTGTCAAAAGTCTGCAGATTCAAGTCGATGCTGTGGAGAAGGTGGCTACCAACGAGGACTATTGAATTTTGCCCAGCGCGAATGTCCCGCCAAgcgaaaaaataaacaagattgtaaatgtaataaagacAAGGTTGATTGTAAATGCCATAAAGAAGAGATCTTCTGTAAAAAATGTCATAAAGAGAAGGTGCACTGTAAATGTCCTAAAGAAGAGATCTTCTGTAAAAAATGTCATAAAGAGAAG GTCCACTGTAAATGTCCAAAAGAGGAGATCTTCTGTAAAAAATGTCATAAAGAGAAG GTCCACTGTAAATGTCCTAAAGAAGAGATCTTCTGTAAAAAATGTCATAAAGAGAAGGTCCACTGTAAATGTCCTAAAGAAGAGATCTTCTGTAAAAAATGTCATAAAGAGAAG GTCGACTGTGAATGTCCTAAAGAGGAGTTTAATTGCGAATGCGTTGAAGAGATATACTTTAACGATGAAGCCAAGAGTTGTTGTTCGAGTCCTAA GAGCTGCTACACCGACCGCTCGGAGGAACGGAGG tgCAACCAAACGCCGTCGGAGTTTTTCTG ccAACTACGGAAAGGCCTGAACTGTAATTCTTGCACCAAGATGAGAAACCTAAAG GACAGTGGCGCCACCTGCAGTCTAATTGACAGTTCAAACGCAACTTGCGACGCGTCCTTCTATCACAGTAAACTACTAGCTACTCTACAGATA TTGCAGAATAAAGAGGAAACTATAGGAGTGCAGGCGGACAGTTTAGCAGTGGCCGAGGAACGCATCGCTACGCTCACAGACCGCGCTAATGAACTGAAGAAGGAGCTTGACAGGAAGACCAAGGAG AATCAGACTCTGCGCAAGATTGCAGACTGCTGCAAGGTTGTGAAGCATGACGTGTGTGTCGTCACAGACAGGCCG ATGGAAGATCAGAGAGCAATAGTGACCACTTTGGAGAACAACTTGAGTGTCATAGAGGAACTTTACAGGGAATGCTTTTACGAG ACTGCGAAACAGGAGAACTTAATAGAAATGCTTCGTAGTTCGTACTTGGATGTGCGCCTCATGGAGAAACAGAAAGCAGATCAAATCGGGCATCTACAGACTGTGATAGATAAGCAGAAATGGTCGATAGATAGATACCAA GACATTGCATCAGAAGTGGATGGTTTGAAGACGGAGATATCGAACTTTTTGAACAGTACCACGTCGACCTCGACGAACCACGACTCG GGTATGTGGGAGCGTAGTGAGGACTCGTTGACGTCAGTACCAGCCGTGCAGGACGACCTGCAGGACCTCACGGAACAACTCCTGCGTCTGCAGGACTTGCTCGCTGTAGGTGACGAAGGATTAACTTACCCACATTACAGTGACCAG cttGAATGCTCTTGTGGTTTGAAGGAGGaaaatataaagctaaagaaaGAAGCTGAGGGACTGCGT ATAAAAATGGGCGATCTGCAACAAAAGCTATGTAGCTTGGAAGGCGTGCTCGCACTCAAGACCGAAGCAGACCTGAAGTACCAAGCAGAGATGGAGATGAAACATCAAGAA TTATCAAAAATACGGGAGGAATTGGCTCGTTCGCAAGAAGACACGTGCGAAGCTATGTCTATGCAGCTGAGACGCACTAAAG CGTTATTGGATGAGAAGACAGAATTGATAAACCAACTCAAACAAGAGAATGAGTGTCAAGCGGAGAAGATACAGAGCCTTCAGGAAGAACTGGATAAAGCGGACAGTATTATAAAAGAG AACTGCAAGATGCGCAGCGAGGTGTCGTACCTGAGCGCGCAGGTGGAGCTGTGGCGCGCGCAGCTCGAGGACTCGCAGCGACACGTGTGCGCGCTCGACCAGGAACTCGCCCGGACGCGCGCGCACACGCAGCAGATCGACGCCTGCTACAG AGAGAAGGCGAGTGCGGTGGCGGAGCTGCAGGCGCACCTGGAGCAGGCGTACGCGCGCGGCGCCGCGCTCTGCGGGGAGTCGCGCCGCGCCGTCGGGGCCGTGCGCACGTGGATGCGCAGGATGAGGGACAAACACAG AGAACAAGAAGCGTTACTCAAGGAGAGGGACGCTCTGCTGGAGATACTTCAGCGTCGCCTGGAGGAGCAACAGAGCGAGTCCCACGTGTGCCCCACCTGCGAGAAGCTGGCGCCGTGCTCCAAGTGCCAGTCCAGCAGAGACGACCGCAGCTTCACATCCAAGCCCAGGAGCCCGCCCTGCTGCAGCGCCAGTCCCAGCGAGATGCCGAGCTGTTCCTCCACTCCTCCGGCATGTCGAGTGTCGAGGAACAAAGAGGCCGCTGCTAAG CGCTGCAAGGCGTGGATGTGTGACACGTCCGTCCAACTGCCGGAGCGGCGCGAGTCGGGCAGCGACGCCCCCCCGCGGGCCGCGTGCTGCGGGCTGCGGGGCGCGCGCCACGTGCGGCTGAGCCGCGCTACGCTGCAGCTGCAGCCGGGCCCCGCCAGCCCGCGCCGCTCCCCGCGCCAGCTGCAGGCCGCCAGCCCCAGCGCGAGCTGTGCACCCGTGAAGATGCCATGCGTGGGGCCAAGTTCAAGCTGTGCGCCCGTAGAGTTGCCCTGCGCGGGCCCCAGTTCCAGTTGTGCGCCCCTGCAGCTGAAATGTGCGGGCTCTAGCCCCAGCCGCGCGTCCCCGAGCCCCGGGCGCCGGGCCTCACAGCTGCAGAGCCCCGACTGCGAGTGCCAGTCCCCGGGCGTGGCGCGGCGCTGCCCGGGGCGCGCGGTGTCGCCGACGGAGGAGCTGCTGCAGCGCGTGGAGCAGCTGTCGGACGCGCTGGCCGACGGCAGCCGCCGCtgggggcgggggcggggggcCGCCGCCGTCTGA